Proteins from a single region of Ogataea parapolymorpha DL-1 chromosome IV, whole genome shotgun sequence:
- a CDS encoding T-complex protein 1 subunit zeta translates to MSSAIQLLNPKAESIRRQQALQVNITAAQGLQDVLSTNLGPKGTLKMLVDGAGSIKITKDGKVLLNEMQIQSPTAVMIARAASAQDEITGDGTTTVVLLVGELLRQAERFLNEGIHPRVLTDGFEAAREETLEYLNSFVVKPQTLDRELLLQVARSSLATKVNQELTDVLTPIVTDAVLSVKDNESLDLHMIEIMAMMHETAKDTKFIKGLVLDHGARHPDMPKRVENAYILILNVSLEYEKTEVNSGFYYSSAEQREKLVASERKFVDDKLRKIVELKKEVCGNDPSKGFVVINQKGIDPMSLDVLAKNNILALRRAKRRNMERLQLVCGGEAQNSVEDLTPAVLGFSGLVYEQTIGEEKFTFVTENADPKSCTILIKGAHNHVVQQTKDAIRDGLRAVANVIKDQMLVPGAGAFYMSASKHILETKANKGKLKPGIKAFSDALLVIPKTLAKNSGLDALEAISACQDEIEEGQTVGIDLNSGEPMDPTIDGIWDSFRVIRNAISSATGIASNLLLCDELLKAGRSSLKDQPQS, encoded by the coding sequence ATGTCTTCTGCAATTCAGCTTTTGAATCCTAAGGCCGAATCCATCCGCAGACAGCAGGCTTTGCAGGTGAACATCACTGCTGCACAAGGTTTGCAGGATGTTTTGAGCACGAACCTCGGTCCTAAAGGAACCCTCAAGATGCTGGTGGACGGCGCTGGCAGCATCAAAATTACCAAGGACGGCAAGGttctgctgaacgagatgCAGATCCAGTCGCCGACAGCGGTTATGATCGCGCGGGCCGCATCGGCGCAGGATGAGATCACTGGAGATGGCACCACGACTGTGGTTCTTCTTGTGGGCGAGTTACTGAGACAGGCAGAGAGATTCCTGAACGAGGGTATCCATCCTCGCGTGCTAACAGACGGATTTGAGGCTGCCAGAGAGGAGACTCTCGAGTATCTGAACTCGTTTGTGGTGAAGCCGCAAACCTTGGACAGGGAGCTGTTGTTGCAAGTTGCACGGTCGTCGTTGGCCACCAAGGTGAACCAGGAACTGACGGACGTGCTGACGCCAATTGTGACGGACGCAGTGCTTAGTGTGAAAGACAACGAGAGTCTAGACCTGCACATGATTGAGATCATGGCCATGATGCACGAGACGGCCAAGGACACAAAGTTTATCAAGGGTCTTGTGCTGGACCATGGAGCCAGACACCCAGACATGCCAAAGCGGGTGGAAAATGCATAcattttgattttgaacgtGTCGCTGGAGTACGAAAAGACCGAGGTGAACTCAGGATTCTACTACTCATCGGCAGAACAGAGAGAGAAACTTGTTGCGAGCGAGAGAAAGTTTGTGGACGATAAACTCCGCAAAATcgtggagctcaagaaagaggTTTGCGGAAACGACCCAAGCAAAGGGTTTGTGGTGATCAATCAAAAGGGTATTGACCCAATGTCGTTGGACGTGCTGGCTAAAAACAACATCCTTGCGCTCAGAAGAGCCAAGAGAAGAAACATGGAGAGATTGCAGCTCGTTTGTGGGGGAGAAGCGCAGAATTCTGTTGAAGACCTCACTCCGGCCGTTCTCGGGTTCTCGGGCCTGGTGTACGAGCAGACCATTGGCGAGGAGAAATTCACGTTTGTCACAGAGAACGCTGATCCTAAGTCTTGCACCATCCTCATCAAGGGTGCCCATAATCACGTGGTGCAGCAGACCAAGGATGCTATCAGAGACGGACTGCGTGCGGTGGCCAACGTGATCAAGGACCAGATGCTGGTCccaggagctggagctttttACAtgtctgcctccaaacaCATTCTAGAGACGAAGGCCAACAAGGGCAAGCTGAAGCCGGGTATCAAAGCTTTCTCCGACGCGTTACTGGTGATACCCAAGACACTGGCCAAGAACTCTGGCCTGGACGCGCTAGAGGCCATTTCTGCTTGTCAGGACGAGATTGAGGAGGGCCAGACGGTCGGAATCGACCTCAACTCAGGCGAGCCGATGGACCCAACCATCGACGGAATATGGGACTCATTCCGCGTGATCAGAAACGCGATCTCGTCTGCCACGGGCATCGCGTCGAACCTGCTCTTGTGTGACGAACTTCTCAAGGCAGGACGCTCGTCGTTGAAAGACCAGCCACAGTCATGA
- a CDS encoding Oligopeptide transporter 2 codes for MPIQGASGVIDYEAELKSIKSNNTNKDKTLGKENDIAFKTEDLQEVEIQFGELVLDKNEFKTNRDIVDKIVDSSDDPTMQVWTVRSVVIGGGLAIFGGVLQCMFYFKPQTIIVSGVFLMLIAHVLGELWYKFVPSKGWLRYINPGPWNKKELTFATIMAGSASSCALAIEVLAVQRLWYNSSINAGVGIFLTFSSQLIGYSLVGLGLKKALLYPSEMFYPNSIPLVTTIHTLHNNKEKTKKQLKVFYWCFLAMFLYEIIPEWIFPWLIGFSIPCLAAPKSSVVSRIFGGTNGNEGLGLLSFCFDWNYIASTASPLTIPLTATVNNLIGYFLCIIVFCGVYYGNVWKSKNFPFLSQSLYYEDSAPGHYHVYNQTAILTNNVLDESKLAEQGIPYMTGTYVVYLIATNLSVGATITHMLLFNRKELAPAFYWFTALKNYLRNIKSVFTLETLKFWKNIDKDPRLNSDGVLPDVYNDAHMRAMLRYKEVPTWWYGVTFILSFMVALVCLYEGDTGLPWYMLIFAMALSYPLTLFLGGLVAIFGFGGTQMQTVVQMIGGFSMPKPSPLANMYFTLFGYNSVGQAFALLNDLKLGYYVKLPPKDTFAAQMIGTVIGAIFNYIMMNSIVDSQFDLLKDIEATSVIWSGQNVQQYNTQGIAWGALAKEMFTIGKTYYMVPLALVVGLGLPLPFYLGHRLRPTWGFDNVKTPVLVWYIGWLCVGVNSSITTFFIAAFISQFYLRKYKPLYFKKYNYIVAAALIGGCQVAIFILSFTIFGAGGPNTTHNFPRWWGNLNGATGKNENFDHCLFTNNG; via the coding sequence ATGCCTATCCAAGGAGCGAGCGGTGTCATTGACTATGAAGCTGAATTAAAGTCTATCAAGTCCAACAATACAAATAAGGACAAGACTCTTGGCAAGGAGAACGATATTGCGTTCAAAACTGAGGACCTGCAGGAGGTCGAAATCCagtttggcgagctggtgctCGACAAAAACGAGTTCAAGACCAACAGAGATATTGTCGACAAGATCGTCGACTCTTCCGATGACCCGACGATGCAGGTCTGGACCGTGCGTTCGGTCGTTATCGGTGGAGGATTGGCTATTTTTGGCGGTGTTCTGCAGTGTATGTTCTATTTCAAGCCCCAGACAATTATTGTGAGCGGTGTTTTTCTCATGCTTATCGCTCACGTGCTTGGGGAGCTGTGGTACAAATTTGTTCCTTCCAAGGGTTGGCTCAGATACATTAATCCTGGTCCTTGGAACAAGAAGGAGCTTACCTTTGCCACCATCATGGCTGGCTCTGCCTCCTCGTGTGCCCTTGCCATCGAAGTCCTTGCTGTGCAAAGACTTTGGTACAACTCGTCCATCAACGCTGGTGTTGGTATTTTCCTCACTTTCTCGTCTCAGTTGATCGGTTACTCGCTCGTTGGACTTGGCCTCAAAAAGGCCCTGCTGTATCCGTCAGAGATGTTTTATCCGAACTCGATCCCGCTCGTGACCACCATCCACACGCTccacaacaacaaggagaagaccaagaaacagctcaaagTTTTCTACTGGTGTTTCTTGGCTATGTTCTTGTACGAGATCATTCCAGAGTGGATTTTCCCGTGGCTCATCGGCTTCTCGATCCCATGTCTCGCTGCGCCAAAATCGTCTGTTGTCTCCAGAATTTTTGGTGGCACAAACGGTAACGAGGGTCTGGGACTGCTTTCCTTCTGCTTCGACTGGAACTACATTGCCTCGACTGCCTCGCCGCTGACCATCCCGCTTACCGCCACGGTCAACAACCTGATTGGTTACTTCCTCTGTATCATCGTGTTCTGCGGTGTCTACTACGGAAACGTGTGGAAGTCCAAAAACTTCCCATTCCTGTCGCAATCTCTTTACTACGAGGACTCTGCCCCAGGACACTACCACGTGTACAACCAGACCGCCATTCTCACCAATAATGTTCTGGACGAGAGTAAACTTGCTGAGCAGGGCATTCCTTACATGACCGGTACCTACGTCGTCTATCTTATTGCTACCAACCTTTCTGTCGGTGCTACCATCACGCACatgctgctgttcaaccGCAAAGAGCTTGCTCCGGCCTTCTATTGGTTCACCGCGCTCAAGAACTATCTCCGCAACATTAAGAGCGTGTTCACGCTCGAGACGCTCAAGTTCTGGAAGaacatcgacaaggaccCTAGACTCAACTCCGACGGCGTTCTTCCTGACGTGTACAACGATGCTCACATGAGAGCCATGCTCAGATACAAAGAGGTGCCTACCTGGTGGTACGGTGTCACGTTTATCCTGTCCTTCATGGTTGCTCTCGTGTGTCTGTACGAAGGTGACACCGGTCTGCCTTGGTACATGCTGATTTTCGCCATGGCGCTGTCGTACCCACTCACGCTGTTTTTGGGAGGACTTGTTGCCatttttggttttggtggCACCCAGATGCAGACCGTGGTTCAAATGATTGGTGGATTTTCCATGCCAAAGCCATCTCCTCTGGCTAACATGTACTTCACGCTGTTTGGCTACAACTCTGTCGGCCAGGCTTTCGCTCTGCTGAACGACTTGAAACTCGGCTACTACGTCAAGCTGCCTCCTAAGGACACTTTTGCTGCCCAGATGATCGGAACGGTGATTGGCGCGATCTTCAACTACATCATGATGAACTCGATTGTCGACTCGCAATTTGACCTCCTTAAGGACATTGAAGCCACCTCTGTTATCTGGTCCGGTCAAAACGTCCAGCAATACAACACCCAGGGTATTGCTTGGGGTGCTCTGGCTAAAGAAATGTTCACCATAGGAAAGACTTACTACATGGTGCCTTTGGCCCTGGTCGTTGGCCTTGGTCTTCCACTGCCATTCTATCTTGGCCACCGTCTGAGACCAACCTGGGGATTCGACAACGTTAAGACTCCTGTTCTGGTCTGGTACATCGGCTGGCTTTGTGTCGGTGTCAACTCCTCGATCACCACCTTCTTTATCGCAGCCTTCATCTCGCAGTTCTACCTCAGAAAGTACAAGCCTCTCTACTTCAAGAAGTACAACTAcattgttgctgctgcgcTGATCGGTGGCTGCCAGGTGGCCATATTCATCCTGTCGTTCACAAtctttggtgctggtggtcCAAACACCACCCACAACTTCCCAAGATGGTGGGGCAACCTGAATGGAGCCACCGGCAAAAACGAGAACTTTGATCACTGTCTTTTCACCAACAATGGTTGA
- a CDS encoding 60S ribosomal protein L19-A yields MSIIKMANLRTQKRLAASVLGCGKRKVWLDPNETTELAQANSRQAIRKLFRNGTIVKKPVTVHSRSHARALAESRRNGRHMGYGKRKGTAEARMPSQVLWMRRLRVLRRLLAKYRAAGKIDRHLYHSLYKAAKGNTFKHKRALVEHIIQAKAEAAREKVLKEEAEARRLRNRAARERRQQRISEKREGLVKEE; encoded by the exons TTGAGTATCATTAAAAT GGCTAACCTACGTACTCAAAAGAGACTCGCAGCATCTGTGTTGGGCTGTGGTAAGAGAAAGGTCTGGTTGGATCCTAACGAGACCACCGAGCTCGCTCAGGCCAACTCCAGACAAGCCATTAGAAAATTGTTCAGAAATGGTACCATTGTCAAGAAGCCAGTGACTGTCCACTCTAGATCTCACGCCAGAGCCTTGGCTGAGTCCAGAAGAAACGGTAGACACATGGGTTACGGTAAGAGAAAGGGTACTGCCGAGGCTAGAATGCCATCTCAAGTCCTGTGGATGAGAAGATTGAGAGTCTTGAGACGTCTCTTGGCCAAAtacagagctgctggaaagaTCGACAGACACCTTTACCACTCTTTGTACAAGGCTGCCAAGGGTAACACTTTCAAACACAAGAGAGCTTTGGTTGAGCACATTATTCAAGCTAAGGCCGAGGCCGCCAGAGAGAAGGTCCtgaaggaggaggcagaggcTAGAAGATTGAGAAACAGAGCCGCTAGAGAGAGAAGACAGCAGAGAATTTCTGAGAAGAGAGAGGGTCTTGTCAAGGAGGAGTAA
- a CDS encoding putative secreted protein encodes MKSSLFLLAPALLSCFSSAANAEKAKIFNFDVLEEKALNPVSGQDTKNPLEGIDLDQLVNVVYITLEPSTVFVTVTRTLHQVVTTATTTVTAETEQTPLYPFTGSISKAKPPTLNTTAPSVSVPIASTLPPSGNDTVITATSTEPLSSSHITPSSTLPLSTTTYTEGKLDFVIGKEKKASTDTETASYYEELVQYVSSVFSPPTSELPSSTGPIASTPTSSSSSILSSSLTKSKTHTSTRSVSIGFSTSVLHNTTQNSTKNDHDDYSDVLDGFNPYKDLPLSDIDLNFSNDSPRLNARGVLIGMSATIFIFGVFAL; translated from the coding sequence ATGAAATCTTCATTATTCTTGCTTGCGCCAGCCCTCCTGAGCTGTTTCTCTTCCGCCGCCAACGcagaaaaagccaaaatCTTCAACTTTGACGTTCTCGAAGAAAAGGCTCTCAATCCTGTTTCTGGGCAGGACACCAAGAACCCTCTAGAGGGTATTGACctcgaccagctcgttAACGTTGTCTACATTACGCTCGAGCCGTCGACCGTGTTTGTCACGGTCACAAGAACTCTCCATCAGGTAGTCACCACTGCCACCACTACGGTGACCGCCGAAACCGAACAAACGCCGCTGTATCCTTTCACAGGCTCTATTTCTAAGGCAAAGCCGCCCACACTGAACACAACTGCTCCTTCGGTGTCAGTGCCGATCGCCTCCACGTTGCCCCCATCTGGAAACGACACAGTTATTACTGCAACCAGCACAGAGCCCCTTAGCTCGTCGCACATCACGCCGTCATCTACTCTGCCACTTTCGACAACTACATACACCGAGGGAAAGCTTGACTTCGTCATCGGAAAGGAAAAGAAGGCATCGACAGATACGGAAACCGCCTCCTACTACGAGGAGCTGGTCCAATATGTTTCCTCTGTATTTTCTCCGCCAACTTCGGAGCTACCATCTTCTACTGGACCTATCGCCAGCACGCCaacgtccagctcctcatcGATTCTCTCGTCCAGTTTAACGAAGTCCAAGACGCACACGTCCACACGGTCTGTGTCCATTGGATTTAGCACCTCTGTGCTACACAACACGACACAGAATTCTACGAAAAACGATCACGACGATTATAGCGACGTTCTTGACGGATTCAACCCTTACAAGGACCTGCCCCTGTCAGATATCGACCTGAATTTCAGTAACGACTCCCCGCGACTGAACGCACGTGGTGTTTTAATTGGCATGTCTGCAACAATTTTCATTTTCGGTGTTTTTGCTTTGTGA
- a CDS encoding omega-6 fatty acid desaturase, with translation MSAVTTGLALESTTVSRSKNIGSLSQVPEQKTAINTYGDVFKVPDYTFKQVLDAIPKHCFKKSLPYSLHFVARDILAMAAIGWVGTTYIPLVRSQILRFVLYSLQSFGIGLFGFGLWILAHECGHGAFSNYPRVNDFVGWVLHSYCGVPYFSWKFSHAKHHQHTGNLQKDTVFIPWKKAELIEQSEHDDIFEIVHDTPIYSIIKLIGQQLGGLQLYLATNATGQPHPGWSKLGKSHYNPNSPVFDPEHYWYILLSDLGLGLVATGVYFWYRQFGLLNMAVNWFVPWLWVNHWLVFVTFLQHTDPTLPHYDDSEWNFAKGAAATIDREFGFIGQHIFHDIIETHVLHHYVSRVPFYHARDATDAIKKVLGQHYRHSDENMWKSLWKCLRSCQFIDGNNGVYMYRNTNGIGVGA, from the coding sequence ATGTCTGCTGTTACTACCGGTCTGGCACTGGAATCGACCACCGTGTCGAGATCCAAAAACATCGGCTCCCTGAGCCAGGTCCCAGAGCAGAAGACGGCCATCAACACCTACGGAGACGTCTTCAAGGTGCCGGATTACACTTTCAAGCAGGTCCTGGATGCCATCCCAAAACACTGCTTTAAAAAATCGTTGCCGTACTCGCTCCATTTCGTTGCCAGAGATATCCTGGCCATGGCCGCGATAGGTTGGGTGGGCACCACGTATATCCCGCTCGTGCGGTCTCAGATCCTTAGGTTTGTGTTGTACAGTCTCCAATCCTTCGGTATTGGTCTGTTTGGATTTGGTCTGTGGATTCTAGCCCACGAGTGTGGCCACGGCGCGTTCAGCAACTACCCACGGGTCAACGACTTTGTTGGCTGGGTGCTGCACTCGTACTGCGGCGTGCCGTACTTCTCGTGGAAGTTCTCGCACGCcaaacaccaccagcaCACGGGTAATCTGCAAAAGGACACGGTCTTCATCCCGTGGAAGAAAGCCGAGCTGATCGAGCAGTCTGAGCACGACGACATCTTCGAGATCGTCCATGATACTCCCATCTACTCAATCATCAAGCTTattggccagcagctcggtGGTTTGCAACTCTATCTTGCAACCAATGCCACCGGACAGCCACACCCAGGATGGTCGAAACTGGGCAAAAGCCATTACAATCCCAACTCTCCCGTctttgatccagaacatTACTGGTACATCCTGCTTTCCGACCTCGGCTTAGGACTGGTGGCCACCGGTGTCTACTTCTGGTACAGGCAATTTGGTTTACTTAACATGGCGGTCAACTGGTTTGTGCCATGGCTCTGGGTGAACCACTGGCTTGTTTTTGTGACATTCCTTCAACACACAGACCCTACTCTTCCTCATTACGACGACTCAGAGTGGAACTTTGCCAAGGGGgctgctgccaccatcgatAGAGAGTTCGGCTTCATAGGACAACATATCTTCCATGACATCATCGAAACTCACGTTCTTCACCACTACGTTTCCCGTGTTCCATTCTACCACGCGAGAGATGCCACCGacgccatcaagaaggTGCTTGGCCAGCATTATAGACACTCGGACGAGAACATGTGGAAATCCTTGTGGAAATGTTTGAGATCGTGCCAGTTTATCGATGGTAACAACGGAGTTTACATGTATAGAAACACCAACGGCATTGGTGTCGGTGCATAG
- a CDS encoding Transcription initiation factor TFIID subunit 14, whose protein sequence is MASQGEKNFVVAIAMVEVKRTVRVTTTQQILKDIPPVQEGFPMREWAIQISLVDDKGVEQPATLFEKVTYHLHPTFANPVRSFKKPPFRIEEQGWGGFDIPITLTVMEKGGEKKINHDLNFMKEKYVIDTPITINTNKPALLSELAKTGYVPSANEASATPGAATPGATPAPGQAAGAAAAAKRKAGTVSDSKTTKKLKGAATKGGVDLEQLADYLTKLSEDDLLGVVQMINDNKTPEMSVKNDVENGEFTMDLFTLPDTLLKSLWDYVKKRAE, encoded by the coding sequence ATGGCTTCACAgggtgaaaaaaattttgttGTCGCAATTGCCATGGTTGAAGTGAAGAGAACTGTCAGAGTGACGACTACACAACAGATCCTCAAGGATATTCCTCCCGTGCAGGAAGGGTTCCCGATGAGAGAATGGGCCATCCAGATCTCCCTCGTGGACGACAAGGGCGTGGAACAGCCGGCGACCTTGTTCGAGAAGGTGACGTACCATTTGCATCCCACGTTTGCGAACCCGGTGCGTTCGTTTAAGAAACCGCCGTTTAGGATCGAAGAGCAAGGATGGGGCGGGTTTGACATCCCCATCACGCTGACTGTGATGGAGAAGGGCGGcgagaagaaaatcaaccACGACCTCAATTTCATGAAGGAGAAGTACGTTATCGATACGCCAATCACGATCAACACCAACAAGCCTGCGCTGCTGAGCGAGCTAGCCAAGACAGGGTATGTTCCGAGCGCGAACGAGGCGTCTGCGACGCCGGGGGCTGCGACTCCAGGCGCTACGCCCGCTCCAGGTCAGGCAGCGGGCGCGGCGGCAGCAGCGAAGAGAAAGGCCGGCACGGTTTCCgactcgaaaacgacgaaAAAACTAAAGGGCGCAGCTACCAAGGgcggcgtcgatctcgagcaATTGGCAGACTACCTCACGAAGTTGTCCGAGGACGATCTTCTTGGCGTGGTGCAGATGATCAACGATAATAAGACGCCCGAGATGAGCGTCAAGAACGACGTGGAGAACGGCGAGTTCACCATGGACCTGTTCACGCTGCCAGACACCTTGCTCAAGAGTCTTTGGGACTACGTCAAAAAGCGGGCCGAGTAG
- a CDS encoding Guanine nucleotide-binding protein subunit beta: MDVGSGDAYARQLELSNLLSVKIQSVQSESKQLMHHLAKVKQQVKDATLQTMSGNCTTIDRVQFRSYRTLRGHFNKVLALSWHPDNRHLATAAQDGFLLYWDSVTGLKKGLIRLDDPYVICSDISPNGHMVATGGLENACIVYKLHSSQNAEIQQRNSIVSIFKGHKEYISDLSFVGNSQVLTSSGDKSILLWDMEKGTKSVTFNGHLGDVLGLSVCPTDSNLFVSCSSDRLSNLWDIRCPLNRRQFQISLTHDSSAVKFFPDGCSFACGTDDGELKLFDIRSDCELANYPVKMVHQHVRPHKTEELSISDSASSLRLSRKSSMVAALDNPGVLSIDFSRSGRLLFASYAEYSSIVVWDSVMGTVVGTMDGHRDAVSAIKVSPDGLGIATASRDHTSRIWSV; the protein is encoded by the coding sequence ATGGATGTTGGTTCGGGAGACGCCTATGCGAGACAGCTGGAGCTGAGCAATCTGCTGAGCGTGAAGATCCAGTCTGTGCAATCGGAGTCCAAGCAGCTGATGCACCATCTGGCAAAAGTGAAGCAGCAAGTGAAAGATGCAACTCTTCAGACTATGAGTGGCAATTGCACCACCATCGATCGCGTCCAGTTCCGTTCCTACCGGACGCTGCGAGGCCATTTTAACAAGGTGCTGGCGCTCAGCTGGCATCCCGACAACAGACATCTGGCGACCGCTGCACAGGACGGGTTTCTGCTCTACTGGGACTCTGTCACGGGGCTCAAGAAGGGCCTGATCCGGCTGGACGACCCGTACGTGATTTGCAGCGACATCTCGCCGAACGGTCACATGGTGGCCACCGGCGGGCTGGAAAACGCGTGCATAGTGTACAAGTTGCATTCTTCCCAGAACGCAGAGATACAGCAAAGAAACTCGATTGTCTCCATTTTCAAGGGCCACAAGGAGTACATCAGCGACCTGAGCTTTGTGGGGAACTCCCAGGTCCTCACGAGCTCCGGCGACAAGTCCATACTTCTTTGGGACATGGAGAAAGGCACCAAGTCCGTCACCTTCAACGGCCATCTTGGAGACGTTTTGGGCCTATCTGTGTGTCCGACAGACAGCAATCTGTTTGTGTCGTGCTCGTCGGACCGGCTGTCCAACCTGTGGGATATCCGATGTCCACTCAATAGAAGACAGTTTCAGATCTCGCTAACCCACGACTCGTCCGCGGTCAAGTTTTTCCCAGATGGCTGCTCGTTTGCCTGCGGCAccgacgacggcgagctTAAGCTATTTGACATCCGCTCCGACTGCGAGCTAGCCAACTACCCGGTCAAGATggtccaccagcacgtGCGGCCGCACAAGACGGAGGAGCTTTCGATCAGCGACTCTGCATCGTCGCTGCGTCTGAGCCGCAAGTCGTCGATGGTCGCGGCGCTGGACAACCCCGGTGTGCTGTCCATAGACTTTTCCCGAAGCGGACGTCTGCTGTTTGCTTCGTACGCCGAGTACTCGTCGATTGTGGTCTGGGACAGCGTGATGGGCACCGTGGTGGGCACGATGGACGGTCACCGCGACGCCGTGAGTGCGATCAAAGTGTCGCCGGACGGGCTGGGCATAGCGACGGCCTCGCGCGACCACACGAGCCGCATCTGGTCGGTCTAG